The genomic interval AATCTGGGAAACAACTTATATCCAAAATTTATCGTATTATTAAAAGCAGAAATAATTGGATTTTAGTTTCTCATCAATTATTATCAGAAAATAAAAATAAGACTTATATGATTCCGAATCTAAAAATTATTAATAAAAAGTTCTTACCTATCGATATAAATTTTTTTTACGATCCAGAAAAAAAAAGTAGGAAAGATATGTTTCTTATGGACTTTGAAAAAATCCAATTTCCGTTATTATTAAGAACATGGAGAAAAGGAGACTTTTTTTATCCCTTGAAAATGAACGGGAAAAAAAAATTAAGCAAATATTACAAGGAAAAAAAATTTTCTCTTTTAGAAAAAGAGCATACATGGTTATTAATTAATGGAAATGGATATATTATTTTAATTATAGGAAATCGCTTAGATGATAGATTCAAGGTTACGGAAAATACAAAAAAAATATTAGGAGTAAAAATATAATTGAGTTATTATCTGTTTATTTTACAATTTCAATTTAGTATTTTTTAATTTTGAAAAGAATTAGTTGTTCTATTTATTTATGAAAGTACACAATTTCAATGCAGGCCCTTCTGTTTTACCGGAAGAAGTTGTTAGAAAATCAGCTCAATCTGTAATTAATTTTAATGGTACCGGATTATCTTTACTTGAGATTTCTCATAGAAGTACAGATTTTTTAGAAATAATCGAAAAAGCTACTCTTTTAGTAAAACGTGTTATGAATTTAAATGATGATTATGCTATTTTATTTCTTCAAGGAGGTGCAACATTACAATTTTCAATGGTTCCATTTAATTTAATGAACCAAAAGGCCGCTTATTTAGATACAGGATTTTGGGCCCATAACGCTATTAAGGAAGCTAAAAAGTTTGGAGAAGTAAAAATTTTATTTTCTGGTAAAAATAAAAATTATACATATATATCAAAAAATTATCATGTACCATGTGAAACGGATTATTTTCATTGTACATCTAACAATACAATAGTTGGATCACAAATGAAAATGTTTCCTAAAACATCTATTCCAATAGTTTGTGATATGTCTTCAGATATTTTTAGCAGAAAATTAGATTTTTGTCAATTCAGTTTAATCTACGCTTCTGCACAAAAAAATGTTAGTTCATCAGGAATGACTATTGTGATTCTGAAAAAAGATATTTTAGGAAAATTCAGAAAAGATATTCCTTCTTATATGGATTATAAAATTCATATACAAAATAATAGCATTTTAAATACTCCAAATGTATTCTCTATTTATACTTCTATGTTAACATTGGAATGGATAGAGAATCAAGGTGGTCTTTCTATTTTAGAAAAAAAAAATCAGTATAAAGCTAAATTATTATATGATGAAATAGATCAAAATAATTTATTTGAAAATAAAATACATAAAGAAAATCGCTCTAATATGAATGTTTCCTTTTTCTTAAAAAAAAAGAATTTAGAAAAAGAATTTAATAAAATGTGGAAAAAAGAAAATATTGTAGGACTAGATGGTCATAGATATTTAGGTGGATATCGTGCTAGCATCTATAATGCGCTTTCATTAGAAAGCGTTCGATTTCTTATTGAAATTATGAAAGAGTTTGAAAGAAAATTTTCGTAATGAATCGCATTATAGATGATCAATTTCTTAGTATAAAAAAAATGATTCCACAAAATGTAAAAATTTTGGCAGTCTCTAAAAATCAAAATACTTTTTATATAGAAAAATTGTATAAAATAGGGCATAGAGATTTTGGCGAAAATTATATTCAAGAAATGGTGAAAAAATATAAAAAATTGCCCAAAGATATTCGATGGCATATGATTGGAAGAATACAAAGTAATAAATTAAAACATATAATCCCTTTTATTTATTTAATTCATAGTGTTCAAAATATAAAACAAATTAGGATAATAAATAAAATAGCCTCTAAATATCATAAAATTATACACTGTCTTTTACAAATAAAAATTTGTAATGAAAAAAATAAATCAGGAATTACTGATCAAGAAGCTTCAAAAATATTAGAGGATGAAACTTATAAAAAAATGAAAAATGTCAAAATAATAGGGATAATGGGAATAGCCTCTTTTCAAGAAGAAAAAAAAATCCATAATGAATTTTCATATTTACATGAATTATATAATAAATATAAAAATAAATATGGACATTATATCCTTTCTATGGGAATGAGCAGAGATTATAATATAGCTATAAAATATGGAAGCACGATAGTTCGATTAGGGACTTTAATTTTTGGTGATCGAAAAAAAATTATCTAATAGATTTTATGTATTTTCTTATACTTTCTACCAATTTATTTTTATCTAACGATTGAATAAAAGAACTTCCAATAATTCCTCCATTAGCATATTGACATGATAAATTAAAAGTTTTTTTATCTTTTATCCCGAAACCAATCAATTTTGGAATGTTGTTAGAAAATTTTTTGACATGTTTAAAAAATGAGATTTGTTCTTCTCCAAAAGTATTGACGCCACCTGTAGTAGAATTAGAAGAAACTATATATAAAAATCCATCACTTATTTTACTTAACAGAGATATTCTGGATGAATTAGTTTTTGGAGTGATTAAAAATATCATAGATAATAAATATTCTTTAAATATATTTTGATATTTATGTAAAAAAATCTCTACCGGGAGATCCGG from Blattabacterium cuenoti carries:
- a CDS encoding YggS family pyridoxal phosphate-dependent enzyme; the protein is MNRIIDDQFLSIKKMIPQNVKILAVSKNQNTFYIEKLYKIGHRDFGENYIQEMVKKYKKLPKDIRWHMIGRIQSNKLKHIIPFIYLIHSVQNIKQIRIINKIASKYHKIIHCLLQIKICNEKNKSGITDQEASKILEDETYKKMKNVKIIGIMGIASFQEEKKIHNEFSYLHELYNKYKNKYGHYILSMGMSRDYNIAIKYGSTIVRLGTLIFGDRKKII
- the trpA gene encoding tryptophan synthase subunit alpha, yielding MNQIHNLFRNKNKDILCIYFTAGFPYLNSTGKIIEVLQDLPVDLVEIGIPYSDPLSDGMIIQKSNKTSLKNGMNISLLFDQIEELKGKIKIPIILMGYYNQFYKFGKEKFLKRCKESGVSGLILPDLPVEIFLHKYQNIFKEYLLSMIFLITPKTNSSRISLLSKISDGFLYIVSSNSTTGGVNTFGEEQISFFKHVKKFSNNIPKLIGFGIKDKKTFNLSCQYANGGIIGSSFIQSLDKNKLVESIRKYIKSIR
- the serC gene encoding 3-phosphoserine/phosphohydroxythreonine transaminase, whose protein sequence is MKVHNFNAGPSVLPEEVVRKSAQSVINFNGTGLSLLEISHRSTDFLEIIEKATLLVKRVMNLNDDYAILFLQGGATLQFSMVPFNLMNQKAAYLDTGFWAHNAIKEAKKFGEVKILFSGKNKNYTYISKNYHVPCETDYFHCTSNNTIVGSQMKMFPKTSIPIVCDMSSDIFSRKLDFCQFSLIYASAQKNVSSSGMTIVILKKDILGKFRKDIPSYMDYKIHIQNNSILNTPNVFSIYTSMLTLEWIENQGGLSILEKKNQYKAKLLYDEIDQNNLFENKIHKENRSNMNVSFFLKKKNLEKEFNKMWKKENIVGLDGHRYLGGYRASIYNALSLESVRFLIEIMKEFERKFS